A single genomic interval of Sceloporus undulatus isolate JIND9_A2432 ecotype Alabama chromosome 2, SceUnd_v1.1, whole genome shotgun sequence harbors:
- the LOC121921807 gene encoding zinc finger protein 585A-like isoform X1 encodes MANSCSVANCQNRRWHGTHVTFHRFPLTKEGQLKKWLANIRRPNFSPSYTDVVCSEHFKKTDFWANVASGRRVLKPGAVPTLFRIPGRLKRGVKRVSTRKRLTLTQRKAPVPKPSPPPEPGDSEVQASFSKREIVILEHSYSTPASPASSALDLRVASRRDQGSADFEARKSLRLLQARTKREFMEKPTQNVPEEQAINPDVQRLRFRSFCYHEVEGPREVCSRLWDLCHQWLKPGRHTKLQMLELVILEQFVAILPQEVQEHVKEEGPANCDQAVALAEDFLKSQQGQKEVAADISKTKKPPLDTSPLKKGDENAPELENEPAEETQVESNQNEGLIVSEEGLAQENVSFVTETVESEVWGCSASGDPCVASPNESEGGNAQENCGNAEENDMPEKKIMPENDQVQKNEVESCQMKRSEQADTGSGTSLEEAEGDELQGLNLSFYERAHEGEDPYGCSKCGESFSDKSLLLEHRRSHLGDKRYGCSLCEERFNKKGQLIAHEKSHIGEKPYQCSDCGKSFGQESSLITHQRTHTGEKPYECLECGKSYPWKTSLAVHQKIHAGETFSCPLCEKTFNQKSLLRIHKKIHTAEKLYKCTDCDQSFTLEKYLNAHRVRAHTRERPHACSHCSKTFIFKYSLIEHERMHTDERPYQCLDCGKRYNGKAALVVHQNTHAGQKSFLCPECGRSFKTKCALTGHERRHRGVKPYKCSHCDKSFYWKHLLVLHERIHTGERPYQCTECDKSFRYRNSLTKHKKKSHETILKRERTYQCSICGKSFLWRRSFIMHERSHTGEKPYKCLDCGKSFMSRVSLIVHKRLHTGERPFQCPECGKKFINKQALSKHKIVHTGERKYSCIVCQRRFSNKGNLMRHTKIHTGEKPYSCPICGKSFIQKVCLIEHEPTHSKEKPYVCPECGKKFKRNKGFLFHMKMHRGEIPPESTKKSINGEDPLLTSNKTPAKEKSHPCPTCGKSFHSRCHLILHQRTHTGEKPYQCSECGRSFSQQSSLSTHQRVHTGEKPSLCTECGKSFHNKSNLARHQRIHTGEKPFMCQECGKSFNQKASLVAHQATHSKDKLYSCPDCGKTFKQKVSLHIHQRTHTGEEPYECPQCEKKFVRRSQLRRHEKTHADISSSETTQIILPISELDMETTESTEIAVEMFNATVVNVDGELFLVQTSP; translated from the exons ATGGCAAATTCTTGCTCGGTGGCCAACTGCCAAAACCGCCGTTGGCACGGCACTCATGTCACCTTTCACAG GTTTCCTCTTACAAAGGAAGGCCAATTAAAAAAATGGCTTGCAAATATAAGACGTCCAAACTTTTCTCCATCGtacactgatgttgtttgttctgAGCATTTCAAAAAGACTGATTTTTGGGCAAATGTGGCTTCTGGGAGAAGAGTCCTAAAGCCTGGAGCAGTCCCAACTCTATTTAGGATACCTGGCCGACTAAAAAGG GGTGTTAAAAGGGTTAGCACTAGGAAGAGACTGACCCTCACCCAGCGTAAGGCACCAGTTCCCAAACCAAGCCCTCCACCAGAACCTGGTGACAGCGAAGTTCAAGCATCATTCTCCAAGCGTGAGATCGTGATACTAGAACATTCCTACTCTACTCCAGCAAGCCCAG ctTCCTCTGCCTTAGATCTTCGGGTAGCATCTAGACGGGACCAAGGCTCAGCAGACTTTGAAGCCCGAAAAAGCCTTCGTCTTCTCCAGGCTAGGACCAAGAGAGAATTCATGGAAAAACCAACACAAAATGTCCCAGAAGAGCAGGCCATCAACCCTGATGTACAGCGCCTGCGTTTCCGGAGCTTCTGCTACCACGAAGTCGAGGGGCCCCGTGAGGTGTGCAGCCGGCTCTGGGATCTTTGTcaccagtggctgaagccagGAAGACACACGAAGTTGCAGATGCTAGAGCTGGTGATCCTGGAGCAATTTGTGGCCATCCTGCCCCAGGAGGTGCAAGAACACGTCAAGGAAGAGGGGCCAGCAAATTGTGACCAGGCTGTAGCCCTAGCAGAGGATTTCCTGAAGAGTCAGCAAGGTCAGAAG GAGGTGGCAGCTGATATCTCCAAGACAAAAAAACCTCCCTTGGACACAAGCCCTCTGAAGAAGGGGGATGAAAATGCTCCTGAGCTAG AAAATGAGCCGGCAGAAGAGACCCAGGTGGAGAGCAATCAAAATGAAGGCCTTATTGTGTCAGAAGAAGGATTGGCCCAGGAAAACGTCTCCTTTGTGACTGAGACTGTTGAAA GTGAGGTGTGGGGTTGCAGTGCTTCAGGGGATCCTTGTGTGGCATCACCAAATGAAAGTGAGGGGGGAAATGCACAAGAGAATTGTGGGAATGCGGAGGAAAATGACATGCCTGAAAAGAAGATAATGCCAG AGAATGACCAAGTACAGAAGAATGAAGTGGAAAGCTGTCAAATGAAAAGATCTGAGCAAGCAGACACTGGCAGTGGAACGTCACTGGAAGAGGCTGAAGGGGATGAATTGCAGGGTCTTAACCTCAGTTTTTATGAAAGGGCTCATGAGGGAGAGGATCCATATGGATGTTCCAAGTGTGGGGAAAGCTTCAGTGATAAATCACTCCTTCTTGAACACAGAAGATCTCATCTAGGAGACAAGCGATATGGATGCTCTTTGTGTGAAGAAAGATTCAATAAGAAAGGACAGCTTATTGCACATGAGAAATCTCATATAGGAGAGAAACCTTATCAGTGCTCTGACTGTGGAAAATCCTTTGGTCAGGAATCATCCCTTATCACACATCAGAGGACTcatactggagagaagccatacgaatgcttggagtgtgggaaaagctaCCCATGGAAAACATCCCTTGCTGTACACCAGAAAATCCATGCAGGAGAGACTTTCTCATGCCCACTGTGTGAGAAAACCTTCAATCAGAAATCATTACTTAGGATACACAAGAAAATCCATACAGCAGAGAAGCTGTACAAATGTACAGATTGTGACCAAAGTTTCACCTTAGAAAAATATCTGAATGCCCACAGAGTGAGGGCTCACACACGGGAGAGACCACACGCATGCTCACACTGcagcaaaacatttatttttaaatattctcttATTGAACACGAGAGGATGCATACAGATGAGAGACCATATCAATGCTTGGACTGTGGGAAACGCTACAATGGAAAAGCTGCCCTTGTCGTTCACCAAAATACCCATGCAGGACAGAAATCCTTTCTGTGTCCTGAGTGTGGTAGGAGCTTCAAAACCAAATGTGCCTTGACTGGACATGAGAGACGCCACAGAGGAGTGAAGCCCTACAAATGCTCGCACTGTGACAAAAGCTTCTATTGGAAACATCTCCTTGTTTTACATGAGAGGATCCATACAGGAGAGAGACCATATCAATGCACCGAATGTGACAAAAGCTTCAGGTATAGAAACAGTTTGACTAAACACAAAAAGAAGAGCCACGAGACTATTCTTAAGAGGGAGAGGACTTATCAGTGCTCCATTTGTGGCAAAAGTTTCCTTTGGAGACGGAGCTTTATCATGCACGAAAGAtcccatacaggagagaagccctataaatgccTTGATTGTGGCAAAAGTTTCATGAGTCGTGTGTCCCTTATTGTTCATAAgagactccacacaggagagaggcCTTTTCAGTGTCCTGAATGTGGGAAAAAGTTCATTAATAAACAGGCTCTGAGTAAACACAAGATAGTCCATACGGGAGAGAGAAAATATTCATGTATTGTgtgtcagaggaggttttccaatAAAGGTAATCTGATGAGACACACAAAaatccacacgggagagaaaccatacagctGTCCCATATGTGGGAAAAGTTTTATTCAGAAAGTGTGTCtcattgaacatgagccaacccATAGCAAGGAGAAACCGTATGTCTGCCCAGAGTGTGGCAAAAAGTTCAAACGCAATAAAGGCTTCCTTTTCCACATGAAGATGCATAGGGGAGAGATTCCACCAGAATCCACCAAGAAAAGCATTAATGGTGAGGATCCCCTTCTTACAAGCAACAAGACCCCAGCCAAAGAGAAATCCCATCCATGCCCAACCTGTGGCAAAAGCTTCCATTCAAGATGTCACCTTATTTTGCAccagagaacccacacaggagagaagccatatcaGTGCTCAGAGTGTGGGAGAAGCTTCAGTCAACAGTCATCCCTCAGTACGCACCAGAGGGTCCACACGGGCGAAAAGCCATCTTTATGTACcgagtgtgggaagagcttccaTAATAAAAGCAATTTAGCCaggcaccagagaatccacacaggggaaaaGCCATTCATGTGCCAagagtgtgggaaaagcttcaacCAGAAGGCTTCCTTGGTGGCACACCAGGCAACCCACAGCAAAGACAAACTGTACTCTTGCCCTGACTGTGGGAAAACCTTCAAGCAGAAAGTGTCCCTCCATATACACCAGAGAACTCATACAGGCGAAGAGCCCTATGAGTGCCCCCAGTGTGAAAAAAAGTTTGTTAGACGTTCCCAGCTTAGAAGGCATGAAAAGACTCATGCAG ATATTTCATCTTCCGAAACAACCCAAATAATTTTGCCTATTTCTGAGTTGGACATGGAAACAACAGAATCTACTGAGATTGCTGTGGAAATGTTTAATGCTACCGTG GTAAATGTAGATGGTGAGCTATTTCTTGTGCAAACTTCACCATAA
- the LOC121921807 gene encoding zinc finger protein 585A-like isoform X2, protein MEKPTQNVPEEQAINPDVQRLRFRSFCYHEVEGPREVCSRLWDLCHQWLKPGRHTKLQMLELVILEQFVAILPQEVQEHVKEEGPANCDQAVALAEDFLKSQQGQKEVAADISKTKKPPLDTSPLKKGDENAPELENEPAEETQVESNQNEGLIVSEEGLAQENVSFVTETVESEVWGCSASGDPCVASPNESEGGNAQENCGNAEENDMPEKKIMPENDQVQKNEVESCQMKRSEQADTGSGTSLEEAEGDELQGLNLSFYERAHEGEDPYGCSKCGESFSDKSLLLEHRRSHLGDKRYGCSLCEERFNKKGQLIAHEKSHIGEKPYQCSDCGKSFGQESSLITHQRTHTGEKPYECLECGKSYPWKTSLAVHQKIHAGETFSCPLCEKTFNQKSLLRIHKKIHTAEKLYKCTDCDQSFTLEKYLNAHRVRAHTRERPHACSHCSKTFIFKYSLIEHERMHTDERPYQCLDCGKRYNGKAALVVHQNTHAGQKSFLCPECGRSFKTKCALTGHERRHRGVKPYKCSHCDKSFYWKHLLVLHERIHTGERPYQCTECDKSFRYRNSLTKHKKKSHETILKRERTYQCSICGKSFLWRRSFIMHERSHTGEKPYKCLDCGKSFMSRVSLIVHKRLHTGERPFQCPECGKKFINKQALSKHKIVHTGERKYSCIVCQRRFSNKGNLMRHTKIHTGEKPYSCPICGKSFIQKVCLIEHEPTHSKEKPYVCPECGKKFKRNKGFLFHMKMHRGEIPPESTKKSINGEDPLLTSNKTPAKEKSHPCPTCGKSFHSRCHLILHQRTHTGEKPYQCSECGRSFSQQSSLSTHQRVHTGEKPSLCTECGKSFHNKSNLARHQRIHTGEKPFMCQECGKSFNQKASLVAHQATHSKDKLYSCPDCGKTFKQKVSLHIHQRTHTGEEPYECPQCEKKFVRRSQLRRHEKTHADISSSETTQIILPISELDMETTESTEIAVEMFNATVVNVDGELFLVQTSP, encoded by the exons ATGGAAAAACCAACACAAAATGTCCCAGAAGAGCAGGCCATCAACCCTGATGTACAGCGCCTGCGTTTCCGGAGCTTCTGCTACCACGAAGTCGAGGGGCCCCGTGAGGTGTGCAGCCGGCTCTGGGATCTTTGTcaccagtggctgaagccagGAAGACACACGAAGTTGCAGATGCTAGAGCTGGTGATCCTGGAGCAATTTGTGGCCATCCTGCCCCAGGAGGTGCAAGAACACGTCAAGGAAGAGGGGCCAGCAAATTGTGACCAGGCTGTAGCCCTAGCAGAGGATTTCCTGAAGAGTCAGCAAGGTCAGAAG GAGGTGGCAGCTGATATCTCCAAGACAAAAAAACCTCCCTTGGACACAAGCCCTCTGAAGAAGGGGGATGAAAATGCTCCTGAGCTAG AAAATGAGCCGGCAGAAGAGACCCAGGTGGAGAGCAATCAAAATGAAGGCCTTATTGTGTCAGAAGAAGGATTGGCCCAGGAAAACGTCTCCTTTGTGACTGAGACTGTTGAAA GTGAGGTGTGGGGTTGCAGTGCTTCAGGGGATCCTTGTGTGGCATCACCAAATGAAAGTGAGGGGGGAAATGCACAAGAGAATTGTGGGAATGCGGAGGAAAATGACATGCCTGAAAAGAAGATAATGCCAG AGAATGACCAAGTACAGAAGAATGAAGTGGAAAGCTGTCAAATGAAAAGATCTGAGCAAGCAGACACTGGCAGTGGAACGTCACTGGAAGAGGCTGAAGGGGATGAATTGCAGGGTCTTAACCTCAGTTTTTATGAAAGGGCTCATGAGGGAGAGGATCCATATGGATGTTCCAAGTGTGGGGAAAGCTTCAGTGATAAATCACTCCTTCTTGAACACAGAAGATCTCATCTAGGAGACAAGCGATATGGATGCTCTTTGTGTGAAGAAAGATTCAATAAGAAAGGACAGCTTATTGCACATGAGAAATCTCATATAGGAGAGAAACCTTATCAGTGCTCTGACTGTGGAAAATCCTTTGGTCAGGAATCATCCCTTATCACACATCAGAGGACTcatactggagagaagccatacgaatgcttggagtgtgggaaaagctaCCCATGGAAAACATCCCTTGCTGTACACCAGAAAATCCATGCAGGAGAGACTTTCTCATGCCCACTGTGTGAGAAAACCTTCAATCAGAAATCATTACTTAGGATACACAAGAAAATCCATACAGCAGAGAAGCTGTACAAATGTACAGATTGTGACCAAAGTTTCACCTTAGAAAAATATCTGAATGCCCACAGAGTGAGGGCTCACACACGGGAGAGACCACACGCATGCTCACACTGcagcaaaacatttatttttaaatattctcttATTGAACACGAGAGGATGCATACAGATGAGAGACCATATCAATGCTTGGACTGTGGGAAACGCTACAATGGAAAAGCTGCCCTTGTCGTTCACCAAAATACCCATGCAGGACAGAAATCCTTTCTGTGTCCTGAGTGTGGTAGGAGCTTCAAAACCAAATGTGCCTTGACTGGACATGAGAGACGCCACAGAGGAGTGAAGCCCTACAAATGCTCGCACTGTGACAAAAGCTTCTATTGGAAACATCTCCTTGTTTTACATGAGAGGATCCATACAGGAGAGAGACCATATCAATGCACCGAATGTGACAAAAGCTTCAGGTATAGAAACAGTTTGACTAAACACAAAAAGAAGAGCCACGAGACTATTCTTAAGAGGGAGAGGACTTATCAGTGCTCCATTTGTGGCAAAAGTTTCCTTTGGAGACGGAGCTTTATCATGCACGAAAGAtcccatacaggagagaagccctataaatgccTTGATTGTGGCAAAAGTTTCATGAGTCGTGTGTCCCTTATTGTTCATAAgagactccacacaggagagaggcCTTTTCAGTGTCCTGAATGTGGGAAAAAGTTCATTAATAAACAGGCTCTGAGTAAACACAAGATAGTCCATACGGGAGAGAGAAAATATTCATGTATTGTgtgtcagaggaggttttccaatAAAGGTAATCTGATGAGACACACAAAaatccacacgggagagaaaccatacagctGTCCCATATGTGGGAAAAGTTTTATTCAGAAAGTGTGTCtcattgaacatgagccaacccATAGCAAGGAGAAACCGTATGTCTGCCCAGAGTGTGGCAAAAAGTTCAAACGCAATAAAGGCTTCCTTTTCCACATGAAGATGCATAGGGGAGAGATTCCACCAGAATCCACCAAGAAAAGCATTAATGGTGAGGATCCCCTTCTTACAAGCAACAAGACCCCAGCCAAAGAGAAATCCCATCCATGCCCAACCTGTGGCAAAAGCTTCCATTCAAGATGTCACCTTATTTTGCAccagagaacccacacaggagagaagccatatcaGTGCTCAGAGTGTGGGAGAAGCTTCAGTCAACAGTCATCCCTCAGTACGCACCAGAGGGTCCACACGGGCGAAAAGCCATCTTTATGTACcgagtgtgggaagagcttccaTAATAAAAGCAATTTAGCCaggcaccagagaatccacacaggggaaaaGCCATTCATGTGCCAagagtgtgggaaaagcttcaacCAGAAGGCTTCCTTGGTGGCACACCAGGCAACCCACAGCAAAGACAAACTGTACTCTTGCCCTGACTGTGGGAAAACCTTCAAGCAGAAAGTGTCCCTCCATATACACCAGAGAACTCATACAGGCGAAGAGCCCTATGAGTGCCCCCAGTGTGAAAAAAAGTTTGTTAGACGTTCCCAGCTTAGAAGGCATGAAAAGACTCATGCAG ATATTTCATCTTCCGAAACAACCCAAATAATTTTGCCTATTTCTGAGTTGGACATGGAAACAACAGAATCTACTGAGATTGCTGTGGAAATGTTTAATGCTACCGTG GTAAATGTAGATGGTGAGCTATTTCTTGTGCAAACTTCACCATAA